One window from the genome of Manis pentadactyla isolate mManPen7 chromosome 15, mManPen7.hap1, whole genome shotgun sequence encodes:
- the LOC118933988 gene encoding free fatty acid receptor 2-like yields the protein MVMPTLHNSVILAAYIIIFLTGLPANLLALQAFVGRVRQPHPAPVHILLLSLTLADLLLLLLLPFKMIEAASNFHWVLPEIVCALTGFGFYSSIYCSTWLLAGISIERYLGVAFPVQYKLSRRPVYGLIAAVVAWVMSFGHCTIVIIVQYLHTHQNATNVSDITCYENFSNKQLQVVLPVRLELCLFLFFIPMAVTIFCYWRFVWIMLTQPHVGAQRRRRAVGLAVVTLLNFLVCFGPYNVSHLVGFYTKKSPRWRAEAVVLSSLNATLDPLLFYFSSSAVRRAFGKGLRVLRHQGSSLLGRRGRETDATRGDQGVSQAEGAPSSDFTTE from the coding sequence ATGGTCATGCCAACCTTGCACAACTCTGTGATCCTTGCGGCCTATATCATCATCTTCCTCACGGGGCTCCCGGCCAACCTCCTGGCCCTGCAGGCCTTCGTGGGGCGGGTGCGCCAGCCGCACCCTGCGCCCGTGCACATCCTCCTGCTCAGCCTGACGCTGGCGGACCTCCTCCTGCTGCTTCTGCTGCCCTTCAAGATGATCGAGGCCGCCTCTAACTTCCACTGGGTCCTGCCCGAGATCGTCTGTGCCCTCACGGGTTTTGGCTTCTACAGCAGCATCTACTGCAGCACGTGGCTGCTGGCGGGCATCAGCATCGAGCGCTACCTGGGAGTGGCTTTCCCTGTGCAGTACAAGCTGTCCCGCCGGCCTGTGTATGGACTGATTGCTGCCGTGGTCGCCTGGGTCATGTCCTTTGGCCACTGCACCATTGTGATCATCGTTCAGTACTTGCACACACACCAGAACGCCACAAATGTGAGTGACATCACCTGCTATGAGAACTTCAGCAACAAGCAGCTGCAAGTGGTGCTTCCTGTGAGGCTGGAGCTgtgcctctttctcttcttcattcccatggcggTCACCATCTTCTGCTACTGGCGCTTCGTGTGGATCATGCTCACCCAGCCCCATGTGGGGGCCCAGAGGCGGCGCCGAGCTGTGGGGCTGGCTGTGGTGACGCTCCTTAATTTCCTGGTGTGCTTCGGGCCTTATAATGTATCCCACCTGGTGGGGTTTTACACAAAGAAAAGTCCCCGGTGGCGGGCGGAAGCTGTGGTGTTAAGCTCCCTCAACGCCACTCTGGACCCCctgcttttctatttctcatcTTCAGCTGTGCGCAGAGCCTTTGGGAAAGGGCTGCGGGTTCTGCGGCACCAGGGCTCCTCCCTGCTGGGACGCAGGGGCAGAGAGACAGATGCGACCAGGGGGGATCAGGGCGTGAGTCAAGCAGAAGGAGCGCCGAGCTCTGACTTCACCACAGAGTAG